The Saliniradius amylolyticus DNA segment ACCCGCAAGCCATTGTCACCGGAAGACGTGCTGAATAACGCCGAAACTTACAAAGAGCAGGTGTTTAAGATCCTGGACCCGGCAAAAACCACCATTCGCTTTAATTCTGAATGGATGGAAAAGCTCGGCGCGGCCGGGATGATCAAGCTGGCCGCCCGCCAGACTGTGGCTCGGATGCTGGAGCGCGACGATTTTAAGAAACGCTATCAGGCTAACCAATCCATTGCCATCCATGAGTTTCTCTACCCGCTGGTGCAAGGCTGGGACTCGGTGGCGCTGGAAGCCGATGTGGAGCTGGGCGGTACCGACCAGCGCTTTAACTTGCTGATGGGTCGCGAGCTGCAAAAAGAAGAAGGCCAGCGTCCTCAGTCGATTCTGATGATGCCGCTGCTGGAAGGTCTGGACGGCGTACAGAAGATGTCCAAGTCGCTGAATAACTACATCGGTATCACCGAAGCGCCCAATGATATTTTCGGTAAGCTGATGTCCATTTCCGACGATCTCATGTGGCGCTACTTCGAGCTATTAAGCTTCCGCGATATCGAAGATATTGAGCAGTTAAAACAGCAGGTCACCGAAGGGCGCAACCCAAGGGATGTGAAGATAGAGCTGGCCAAGGAGATTATTGCCCGCTTCCACGACGAAGATGCGGCCGAAAAAGCCCATCAGGACTTTGTTCAGCGCTTCCAGAAAAACGCCATTCCCGATGAAATGCCGGAACTTGAGATCACTCTGGACGCGGAAGGTATCGCCATTGGTAACCTGTTAAAGCAGGCTGAGCTGGTGAAATCTACTTCCGATGCCATGCGCATGATCAAACAAAGCGCGGTGAAGATCGACGGTGAAAAAGTCACCGATACCAAGCTGACGTTGACCGACAAAGGTACTGCCGTGTATCAGGTGGGTAAGCGTAAATTCGCCCGGGTGACGCTAAGCTAACAATCTCGACATTGGCCAGCCTTCTATACGGACCCGAGCGGTCAGGAAGAAGGTTGGCTTGTTCAATTCTGTCTAATTGATGTAGCCTGATTTTTATGGCAAAACCGAACCCTAAAGGCCCGCAAAAAACCGTTGATATCTACTGTGCCAAATGCTGGACCCAGCTTTATAAGTACCGTAAAGGCGGCAAAGGGGCCTTGGTTAAGTGTTTTAAAGAGCGCATCGTCAAAGACCATACCGATCAAGAAGGCGTTTGCCCCGGTTGTAAACAGGCCTTTGCCCGTGAAACCATGATTCGAGGCGCGCCAGCGCTAAAGATGATCGGAGGTAAGGTGCATATGAAGTAGTCTGAGGAACACTCTTCAAGTGCTACTCCTCGTCTTTTATCTCTTCAAAGCGTTGATTAATGACACTTCGCTGACCGCTTTGGTTTATTTTTCTTAAACCGGTATTAAATCTCTCTAGTACCCATCCAGCTCTCGGGTGAGATTTGGGAACAAGCAGGTGCAGCGTGGTACGACCGATGATGTCAGGCAATACCCTGAGATCCAAAGATCGACCCTGCTGGTCGGAGAACAACCTCAGGCTTTGATGCGCATCGATGAAGCCCAGATCACATTGCTGTTGTTCCACTAATAGGGCGCAGGCTAATGCGCTGTCCGCGCGATGATAATCATACCCATAAGGTATTTGGGTCTTGGCAATGTTGGTGGCAAGTTCGTAGCCTTCAGGCAGGCAGAAACACCGGCCTATACTGTCTTGTGTGTGCTGTATCTCTGACTGAGAGCTCACGTAGTAACGCAACTGCGTCACGTTGAGCGGGTTTGAGTAAAGAAACTGCTCGCTGCGGCGCTGGGTATGTACATAAGGAAAAATAGCATCGAATTGATTCGCTTGCGTCGCGTCGTAAGCGTCGGGCCAGGGTAAGTGCTCAATGCTGACCGGTATGTCGACTGCGTTAAAAGCTGCCTTAACCAGGGCGGGAGACCAACCCGACTCGGGGAGACTCTGTTTTACAAATGGAAAGTAGTCATCACCAGTGACAATGGCTAGTGAATCGGAAGGTTGTGCTTGTGCTGAGTGGCAATAGAGAAGCACCCCAAGAAGCAGCAGTATCCGTTGCCCGCTTATCAGCCTGGTTACATTCACATGCTCTTACCTTTTTTCAAAGCGTGACTCTCAAATTGTATGATTTTTAATCCATTCAGGATAGCAATATAATCAAAATACCGAGCCGGGGCCAGTCTCCGCTTTGTGCCTGCCATCGGTTACTTTCAACACCTCATTAGCTTCATGATTGATGCATCATTTTGCTTGTGCCTTGACCCGCACCGCCTCTGCGGTGGGAAGACACCTTGGCCGGGTGTGTTCATGGGCAAGGACAGTCGATGGTTAAGAGGCCCTGGCGATGATGGATAAATTTATATACGACCCTTTTTACTCCAGAGATATAGAGAGAAAGCTATTTTCTGAGTCCGAACAAGCAAACAGCGCAATATCAGCTAGGCTATGCCAGGACAGCTTTGCTGCAGGTTAAATTATTGGTTAATTGTTACTTTACGTCATTCAATCAGGAGCGCTTATATGCAACTCTCCCGAGAGAGTAAAATCGTCAGTGCTTTATTGCTCATCGCCGTACCAAGCATCATGTATGGTGGCCTTACCCTTCTGGGTATTCTCACTGAGGGGACTGCCGGGTTAAAACCCGGGAATTTGTCCCTCAATGAAACTCAGTGGTCACTGTGGCGAGCCGGTCATGCTCACGCAGGCGTTTATGTTCTGTTATCCCTAATCCTTCAGCCATTGGTCGATCAAACCGCTTTCACAGGCTCACTTAAATGGTTAGCTCGACTTGGAGCGCCCATCGCTTCGGTGATTGTTCCTGCAGGCTTTTTTGGTGTGGCTTTCATGCCGGGTTTTAAGTGGGTGATGTACGTCGGTATTGCTTGCTTAGCCATTTCAATGCTACTGACAGGAGTTGGTCTGCTTCGGAATCTACGCCCAAATACATAATGCAACTGATGCCGAGCGACCAGTTCAACAGTATTGACTCTCGTTATCTCGGGGGCGTGTTCGAGAGGCTGCCGTTTGTGTTATAGATCATCCATGCAAACTCAGTTTTTAGCCGAGCGCCTTAATGTCTGACTGTGGCTGTGAACAGGCCGACCAACTTGAAAAGCAAACCCTGATCGCGCTGTTAACGATTAATGGGGTGATGTTTGTGGTTGAGTTGATCTTTGGAATTATTGCCCAGTCCACCGGCCTGCTTGCCGATTCACTGGATATGCTGGCCGATGCCCTGGTCTATGGGCTATCCCTTTACGCAGTGGGGCAGGGGCTTCGTCGGCAAGCGGGGGCGGCGCGGGTGAGTGGTTATCTGCAACTGATTCTGGGACTGGGAGTGCTTCTCGAAGTTGTCCGGCGATGGGTGTATGGCAGCGAGCCACAGAGCCTGTTGATGATCTCCGTAGCCCTTGGTGCACTGGTGGCTAATGTGGTGTGTTTGGCGATGGTTGCCAAACATCGGCACGGTGGCGTGCATATGCGCGCCTCATGGATCTTTTCTGCTAACGATGTCATCGCCAATATTGGGGTGATGTTGTCGGGCGTGCTGGTGGCCGTGCTGGGCAGTCGTTTGCCCGATCTACTGATTGGCTCCCTGATTGCCGCGTTAGTGATGTGGGGTGGGGGAAAAATTTTGCGTGAGGCTCACACCGCGACACAGTCGGCTTAGCCAGTCACGGACTTAATACGGAGGTGAGTGAACACTATGAATTCGATAATCCTCGAATCCACCATAACCTGCCCGGAGTGTGGGTATCAAAAACAGGAAACCATGCCGACGGACGCCTGTCAGTTTTTCTATCAATGTGAACAATGCCATCGCATCATCAGGCCCAAGCCGGGAGACTGCTGTGTGTACTGCTCCTATGGCACAGTCAAATGTCCGCCGGTACAGCAAGGTCAGTGCTGTCGCTGATAACCCCCTCCAATTGTCTTTGTTGCTTGGTTTATTTTTTTCACCGAAACAGTGTTAAACAGTACCACCTTCGAGCTTCGCTGCGTTTTTTATACCTTTGTATCGCTACAGATGGCTACAGATAGCTACAGATGGCTACAGTGATATGGCTACAGTTTACCTTGCCCGAAAGTATAATTTGGTCGAGTTAGGCGATTGCTATGTGGCAATCCGGTTAACCTAAATCGCGCGGACGGGATCAACTTAAACAAGGAACGGAAGTTGCGAAAAATGAGGCTAGATGCTGCAACCGTTCCGCAAAATCATCTACAAAATGAGTCATTCTAATGTTTAGGAAAAATTTGATACCTCTGTTCGTCACGGCCGCTTTCAGCGGTCCTGGCCTGGCACAGGTAGCGGAGGTCACAGTCTCCGGTACCGATGGATTCAATATCTCACAGACAACAACCGTGACTGCGGTGCAGCAGTTCGAATACGCTCTGTGGGGCAATGGGGAGCTGTATTTAAAGTCCCTGACCTGGGACCCCGGTAAATACTCCATCTATTTCGATACCGATGTTGGTAACAACATTCCGTTTCTGATGAGCAATAATAACGACGAGTCGGTGCCCCTGGCACTTGCAGGCGTGGGTGAGAATGCGCCATTTCTTGCGATGGGTGGCAATCCACTGAGCGACGACGGAAGGAACGACGCTACAGCCAGTGACACTCTAATGACAATGATGCGAAATGGCGTAACGTGGCTGCTGAGCGGAACCCCACCGGAGAACCTTGACCATGTGGTGCTGGCCCATCTCAGTCGCACCGACTACACCTATTCTGTTGAGTGGTTGCAGGACCTTAATGCCGATATGTCTGTCAATGAACGTAGCGCATGTAATGGCAGTGCTTTGGCGGATTGTTTAGCGGACGATGCCGTCCAACTGTTGATCCTGTCTAACAGCGGCGGAGACGATGTCGCCGAGTCTGTTCGCGCTATTTTAGCGCAAGCGCGTGCGCAGGGAATGCCGGTGCTGTACATGCACAACAGTTGGGACCACCAGGACCTGAGCAAGGCAGTCTTTGAGGAACTCGGTATTGTTGGTGGTTCTATGAACTACTTCACCGAACATAAAGTAGTGGATTACCCTGTCAGTGAGTTGAACGCGCAGATATCAGAACAATACACAAACATAGAAGCGCAAGTTCAAGATCTTGGTGAGAGTGTCTGGTTGTCTTTCTTGAGTAACTGTAGTTCTGAAGACTGGTGCAGCAACCTGGACGTTTTCAATTGGTCGGGATCGGGCGAGACTGATTGGAGCTTGACGTTCGACTCAGGAGAATCGTCCTGGAGTGCAGATAGTGGCATGTCTGGTGATCCGGCAGAGAATGACAGTGATTCCTCTAATGATCAGGTCGTTGGTGACAGCGGTGTCACTGATGAACAGGCCACCGATGATGGTGCTGTAAGCGACGAGCAGGCCACCGATGATGGTGCTGTGAGCGATGAGCAGACCACCGACGATGGTGTTGTGAGCGATGAGCAGGCCACCGACGATGGTGCTGTAAGCGACGAGCAGGCCACCGATGATGGTGTTGTGAGCGACGAACAGGCCACCGACGATGGTGTAGTGAGCGACGAGCAGGCCACCGACGATGGTGTTGTGAGCGATGAGCAGGCCACCGATGATGGTGTTGTGAGCGACGAACAGGCCACCGACGATGGTGTAGTGAGCGATGAGCAGGCCACCGACGATGGTGTTGTGAGCGATGAGCAGGCCACCGATGATGGTGTTGTGAGCGACGAGCAGGCCACCGACGATGGTGTTGTGAGCGATGAGCCAACGGACACTGATGCTGAGATGTCTGAGGATCCGGCAAACAGCGATTCCAATGAGTCCTCACCACTGGAGCGTGCTCTGGCTACGGGGTCAATTGAAGGTCTGTCAGGGCCGGCGCAAGTGACAGAGGCTCTTGAAGATTTGCAGAGAGAAACCTCGGCCACGGCACAACAGATTGAAGAGGCCCTGTTGTCCAAAGGGAATCTGTCGCTGGCAGACCTTACCTGGGATCCGGGTCGACAGTCCATCTATTTCAATAGCGTTGCTGGTAACGCCACACCGATATTGATAAGTAATAACAAAGCTGACTCCGTAGCATTGGCATTGGCAGGCCTGGATACCAGTGCGCCGTTTCTGGCGATGGCAGGAAACCCATTGGCCGACGATGCTGAGAACGACGCTACAGTCAGTGATACTATGCTGACAGTGATGAGAAACAGCCTGGAGTGGCTCACGGGAGAGCCGCCAGAAGCCATCAATAATGTGGTGTTCTCTCACGTGGGTTACAACGACCGCGTCTACACAGAGGACTGGCTGCAAAGCTTGAATCCAGATGTCACCATCAACGCGCGCACAGCGTGTAATGGTGAGGCTTTAGCGGAATGCTTGGCGGACGATGCTGTTCAACTGCTGATTTTGTCTAACAGCTACGGAGAGAATGGCATTATTGCCGATTCAGTGCGGCCTGCTCTGGCACAGGCACGCGCGCAAGGCATCCCCGTGCTATACATGCACAGAAGCTGGTATCATCGCGAACTGAGCCAGGCGATCTTCAACGAACTCGGTATTGTCTTTGGTTCTTCGAACTACTTTAGCGAGTACAAAGTACAGAACTATCGTATCAGTGACTTGAGAGGCGACATATCGGACGAACGCACCAGCTTTAGTGCGCTGATTCAGCATCTTGAAGACGGTGCCTGGTCGTTTGACCTGAGTAACTGCGATTCTGAAGATTGGTGCAGTAACGTAGCTGGTTTGGAATCTGACTTCCTGTCTGTGGCTACGCAAATTCAGTCAGGTTTAAAATACTATGATCGCATGGGTGTTCGTCTTTTCGAGGAGACGGACTACAGATTAGACAAGCTTCTTGTATTGTTGGCTGACCTGTATCGCCAGGAAGTGAACTATCCGATGTATCACACCTCAGGTGAAGATACCGCCTATATACGAGCATTGTTTGCCGACATGGCGCAGTATCAAAGCCGCAATGCCGCGGTAGCTCCGCCTGATCTGGGCGCTTTCAGCCGGACTGATTTCAGTCACATTACACCGGTTGATCGAACCATCACGCTCACATCTCAAGAGCCGTTCCTGGCTGCTGGAGTCTACGCTTTGCCGGGTGTGCCGGTTACAGTAACCCGCACCGATACCAATGCAGTAACTACCGGTGTTTTTGTGAATACGCAGCGGGATGCGGCGACCCAAATCTGGAAGAAGGGATTTGACCGTCCTCGTTTCCTTAGAGGAGAAACCCTGCCTCTTGTACCGGGTGAAAGTGTGACCTTCGTTTCTGTTTATGGCGGTCCCATCCAGATCGATTTCGATACCAAAGAAGTCGATGTAACGGTGGAGTTTGAGCAGGTGGGAGAGCACCCTTACTGGAATGGTCCCGAAGACGACAACACGTTCGATATGGCGTTATCCGATGGCGCTTTCGACTGGGCTGAGTTGTCTACGCCTGGCTTTGAGGTGCATAGTCAATTGGAGAAAATGCGCGAAACAGTAAGCGCAAGCGAGTTCTGGTCTTCGGCCAGCGAGATTGCAAACGCTACCCAAACTTATATCTCCAATTATCCCCACATCGTGGCGGGGCTGCAGGGCGATGGTATCGATACCGTCGGTGAGATACATGACTTCGCG contains these protein-coding regions:
- the tyrS gene encoding tyrosine--tRNA ligase, whose protein sequence is MTDWQQAMAEIRRGAEEILIEDELADKLKQGKPLKIKAGFDPTAPDLHLGHTVLINKLRTFQQLGHEVIFLIGDFTGMIGDPTGKNVTRKPLSPEDVLNNAETYKEQVFKILDPAKTTIRFNSEWMEKLGAAGMIKLAARQTVARMLERDDFKKRYQANQSIAIHEFLYPLVQGWDSVALEADVELGGTDQRFNLLMGRELQKEEGQRPQSILMMPLLEGLDGVQKMSKSLNNYIGITEAPNDIFGKLMSISDDLMWRYFELLSFRDIEDIEQLKQQVTEGRNPRDVKIELAKEIIARFHDEDAAEKAHQDFVQRFQKNAIPDEMPELEITLDAEGIAIGNLLKQAELVKSTSDAMRMIKQSAVKIDGEKVTDTKLTLTDKGTAVYQVGKRKFARVTLS
- a CDS encoding substrate-binding periplasmic protein; the protein is MNVTRLISGQRILLLLGVLLYCHSAQAQPSDSLAIVTGDDYFPFVKQSLPESGWSPALVKAAFNAVDIPVSIEHLPWPDAYDATQANQFDAIFPYVHTQRRSEQFLYSNPLNVTQLRYYVSSQSEIQHTQDSIGRCFCLPEGYELATNIAKTQIPYGYDYHRADSALACALLVEQQQCDLGFIDAHQSLRLFSDQQGRSLDLRVLPDIIGRTTLHLLVPKSHPRAGWVLERFNTGLRKINQSGQRSVINQRFEEIKDEE
- a CDS encoding cation transporter, with translation MSDCGCEQADQLEKQTLIALLTINGVMFVVELIFGIIAQSTGLLADSLDMLADALVYGLSLYAVGQGLRRQAGAARVSGYLQLILGLGVLLEVVRRWVYGSEPQSLLMISVALGALVANVVCLAMVAKHRHGGVHMRASWIFSANDVIANIGVMLSGVLVAVLGSRLPDLLIGSLIAALVMWGGGKILREAHTATQSA
- a CDS encoding GDCCVxC domain-containing (seleno)protein encodes the protein MNSIILESTITCPECGYQKQETMPTDACQFFYQCEQCHRIIRPKPGDCCVYCSYGTVKCPPVQQGQCCR
- a CDS encoding ImpA family metalloprotease; amino-acid sequence: MFRKNLIPLFVTAAFSGPGLAQVAEVTVSGTDGFNISQTTTVTAVQQFEYALWGNGELYLKSLTWDPGKYSIYFDTDVGNNIPFLMSNNNDESVPLALAGVGENAPFLAMGGNPLSDDGRNDATASDTLMTMMRNGVTWLLSGTPPENLDHVVLAHLSRTDYTYSVEWLQDLNADMSVNERSACNGSALADCLADDAVQLLILSNSGGDDVAESVRAILAQARAQGMPVLYMHNSWDHQDLSKAVFEELGIVGGSMNYFTEHKVVDYPVSELNAQISEQYTNIEAQVQDLGESVWLSFLSNCSSEDWCSNLDVFNWSGSGETDWSLTFDSGESSWSADSGMSGDPAENDSDSSNDQVVGDSGVTDEQATDDGAVSDEQATDDGAVSDEQTTDDGVVSDEQATDDGAVSDEQATDDGVVSDEQATDDGVVSDEQATDDGVVSDEQATDDGVVSDEQATDDGVVSDEQATDDGVVSDEQATDDGVVSDEQATDDGVVSDEPTDTDAEMSEDPANSDSNESSPLERALATGSIEGLSGPAQVTEALEDLQRETSATAQQIEEALLSKGNLSLADLTWDPGRQSIYFNSVAGNATPILISNNKADSVALALAGLDTSAPFLAMAGNPLADDAENDATVSDTMLTVMRNSLEWLTGEPPEAINNVVFSHVGYNDRVYTEDWLQSLNPDVTINARTACNGEALAECLADDAVQLLILSNSYGENGIIADSVRPALAQARAQGIPVLYMHRSWYHRELSQAIFNELGIVFGSSNYFSEYKVQNYRISDLRGDISDERTSFSALIQHLEDGAWSFDLSNCDSEDWCSNVAGLESDFLSVATQIQSGLKYYDRMGVRLFEETDYRLDKLLVLLADLYRQEVNYPMYHTSGEDTAYIRALFADMAQYQSRNAAVAPPDLGAFSRTDFSHITPVDRTITLTSQEPFLAAGVYALPGVPVTVTRTDTNAVTTGVFVNTQRDAATQIWKKGFDRPRFLRGETLPLVPGESVTFVSVYGGPIQIDFDTKEVDVTVEFEQVGEHPYWNGPEDDNTFDMALSDGAFDWAELSTPGFEVHSQLEKMRETVSASEFWSSASEIANATQTYISNYPHIVAGLQGDGIDTVGEIHDFANARGLTVETLSMAKHMNADRATCGAGCSGNPYDANWAFGPTKHGDLHELGHGLESDRFRFHTENGSIWELHATTNIYSYYSKSRYAAEYGTDSECQSLPFEELYEQLSSAAQEADPKQAMSKNNLTHWDLGVTTYVQFIMAAENSGALDNGWHLWGRLHILERNFSAALNSVTAWSKARDGLGFGSFTLTEAKALSNNDWMLIALSNAAERDYRALFDLYGLSYSSAAENQLDLAGFVSLPAVFYAANDSNFCYGLDKPALDPASDSWPHSE